One genomic window of Arthrobacter caoxuetaonis includes the following:
- a CDS encoding xylulokinase, which produces MPLVAGVDSSTQSCKVVIRDAETGALHRQGTARHAPGTEVDPETWWSALLEAADAAGGLGDVAAIAVSGQQHGMVCLDADGAVVRPALLWNDTRSAGAAADLVAEAGPDGARYWADTTGSVPVASFTATKLRWLAGNEPDNAGRTAAVCLPHDWLTWRLAGYGPGSGAEGLAALRTDRSDASGTGYWSPATGQYLPEILETALGHVPVLPKVLGPLEPGLQTPSGAILGPGTGDNAGAALGVGAGVGDIVVSVGTSGTVFAVVDQPTADQTGLVAGFADATGNFLPLAATLNASRVLDATAALLGVGLPELTDLALSAEPGSGGLTLVPYFEGERTPNLPEAKASLHGMTLANYTPANLARAAFEGVACSLADAFGAFTELGIEARRIILVGGAARSAAMQQALSSVLGMPVDVPEPGEYVADGASRQAAAVLTGRWPEWKTQDSLTVAEAPAPRVLERYLAAALGQYGAASPSVPAAG; this is translated from the coding sequence ATGCCGCTAGTGGCAGGAGTGGACAGCTCCACGCAGTCCTGCAAGGTCGTGATCCGCGACGCCGAGACCGGTGCCCTGCACCGGCAGGGCACCGCCCGCCATGCACCGGGGACAGAGGTGGATCCCGAAACGTGGTGGAGCGCGCTTCTTGAAGCCGCGGACGCGGCGGGAGGGCTCGGCGACGTCGCGGCCATCGCGGTCTCCGGCCAGCAGCACGGCATGGTCTGCCTGGACGCTGACGGTGCCGTGGTGCGCCCGGCCCTGCTCTGGAACGACACCAGGTCTGCCGGTGCCGCAGCAGACCTGGTGGCCGAGGCCGGGCCTGACGGGGCCCGGTATTGGGCCGACACCACGGGCAGCGTCCCGGTGGCCTCCTTCACCGCAACGAAGCTTCGCTGGCTGGCCGGGAATGAACCGGACAACGCCGGCCGGACGGCGGCGGTGTGCCTGCCGCACGACTGGCTCACCTGGCGCCTGGCCGGCTACGGTCCGGGCAGCGGAGCCGAAGGACTGGCCGCCCTGCGGACCGACCGCTCCGATGCTTCAGGCACCGGATACTGGTCACCGGCAACGGGCCAGTACCTCCCGGAGATCCTGGAAACGGCCCTCGGCCACGTTCCCGTCCTCCCCAAAGTGCTCGGCCCCCTGGAACCAGGGCTGCAGACGCCATCCGGAGCCATTCTCGGCCCGGGAACCGGAGACAACGCAGGCGCGGCCCTGGGCGTCGGCGCCGGCGTCGGCGACATCGTGGTTTCCGTCGGCACCTCAGGCACCGTGTTCGCCGTCGTGGACCAGCCCACAGCGGACCAGACCGGCCTCGTGGCAGGATTCGCCGACGCTACGGGCAACTTCCTGCCGCTGGCTGCAACCCTCAACGCGTCCCGGGTGCTCGATGCGACCGCGGCGCTCCTCGGCGTCGGGCTTCCCGAACTCACCGACCTGGCGCTCTCCGCCGAGCCGGGCTCCGGGGGCCTCACGCTCGTGCCCTACTTCGAAGGTGAACGCACACCGAACCTTCCCGAGGCGAAGGCCAGTCTGCACGGAATGACGCTGGCCAACTACACGCCGGCGAATCTGGCACGGGCCGCCTTCGAAGGGGTGGCCTGTTCGCTGGCAGACGCTTTCGGTGCGTTTACTGAGCTGGGCATCGAGGCCCGCCGGATCATCCTGGTGGGCGGCGCGGCGCGCTCTGCGGCCATGCAGCAGGCACTTTCCTCTGTGCTGGGAATGCCGGTGGACGTGCCCGAGCCCGGGGAATACGTAGCCGACGGTGCGTCCCGGCAGGCGGCCGCTGTGCTGACCGGCCGGTGGCCGGAATGGAAGACCCAGGACTCCCTGACGGTTGCCGAGGCTCCCGCGCCCCGGGTGCTGGAGCGCTACCTGGCAGCGGCGCTCGGCCAGTACGGTGCCGCCTCTCCCAGCGTTCCGGCCGCCGGGTAA
- a CDS encoding ROK family transcriptional regulator, giving the protein MPTKPGKPRSEGIRAQNLARVLTLLHRSGPLSRAELTRLTGFNRSTVGALTTELGRLGLAYETEPAAPARAGRPSPRVHANERIAVLAVHPDVDAVTVGLVGLGGKVHRRIRHETERCPSVAEAVDITRTVVGGMASSLALMDRVIGIGAAVPGLVDSSDGSVRLAPHLKWEDEPLTTALQDALGLPAYAGNDATLGTLAESVFGAAVGKANVVYLNGSASGIGGGAVVGGVPLGGAAGFAGELGHTLVRTDGLPCHCGRRGCLETEVNLGGLLETLGLGHADLDELEAAMEAAKDSAAFRAVAGRQLDLLGEAVVNFVNVFNPRAVLLGGFLGALWAFDPERLHRAVAAGAIGGLGGSVEIRRAALGADLLLVGAAELAFSPLLSDPAALSNAISSAEQHG; this is encoded by the coding sequence ATGCCGACAAAACCGGGAAAACCGCGCAGCGAGGGCATCCGGGCGCAGAATCTTGCCCGCGTGCTGACTCTCCTGCACCGCAGCGGACCGCTTTCCCGGGCTGAGCTGACCCGCCTCACCGGCTTCAACCGGTCCACTGTGGGAGCCCTGACCACCGAGCTGGGACGCCTTGGCCTGGCGTATGAAACCGAGCCGGCGGCGCCCGCCCGGGCAGGGCGTCCCAGTCCCCGCGTGCACGCCAACGAACGCATCGCGGTGCTGGCAGTCCATCCCGACGTCGACGCCGTCACCGTGGGCCTGGTGGGCCTGGGCGGCAAGGTGCACCGCAGGATCCGCCACGAAACCGAGAGGTGTCCGAGCGTGGCCGAGGCCGTGGATATCACCCGGACCGTGGTGGGCGGCATGGCGTCCAGCCTGGCGCTGATGGACCGCGTCATCGGCATCGGTGCTGCGGTTCCGGGACTGGTGGACAGCTCGGACGGCTCTGTCCGGCTGGCTCCGCATCTGAAGTGGGAGGACGAGCCGCTGACCACGGCGCTTCAGGATGCCCTGGGGCTTCCCGCCTATGCCGGCAACGACGCCACACTGGGAACCCTTGCCGAAAGCGTTTTCGGTGCCGCCGTCGGCAAAGCCAACGTGGTCTACCTGAACGGAAGCGCCAGCGGTATCGGCGGCGGCGCGGTAGTGGGCGGCGTTCCGCTGGGCGGAGCAGCAGGCTTCGCCGGCGAACTGGGTCATACCCTGGTGCGCACCGACGGTCTGCCCTGCCATTGCGGGCGGAGAGGATGCCTGGAAACCGAGGTCAATCTCGGCGGCCTGCTCGAGACCCTGGGACTCGGGCACGCGGATCTGGACGAGCTTGAGGCTGCCATGGAGGCCGCAAAGGATTCGGCCGCCTTCCGTGCCGTGGCGGGTAGGCAGCTGGACCTGCTCGGCGAGGCAGTCGTGAACTTCGTCAACGTCTTCAACCCCCGGGCCGTCCTGCTCGGCGGCTTCCTGGGCGCGCTGTGGGCGTTCGACCCTGAGCGCCTGCACCGGGCCGTTGCTGCCGGTGCCATTGGCGGACTGGGCGGATCGGTAGAGATCCGCCGGGCTGCCCTGGGCGCAGACCTGCTGCTGGTGGGGGCGGCTGAACTGGCCTTCAGTCCGCTGCTCTCCGACCCCGCGGCACTGTCCAATGCCATTTCCTCCGCGGAGCAGCACGGCTGA
- a CDS encoding aldose-1-epimerase, with protein sequence MAESRGPNGRPLELASGHYKAAVYPAGAALGSLTWRNRHLVLPLAPHEIPPAFSGKVLLPWPNRITGGRYVFGGAVHQLPVNEPETGSALHGLVAWQEWAVAESTASRAVLKYRLMGQPGYPFPLDLRATYTLDAEGGLLLELSARNPGTAAAPYGASVHPYLTADGASVDRCVLDVPARRVLGGPDSPGRPLPLGELRDTSGTPLAFHAPEPMAGRSVDHAFTGLPGGEWQVSLTDPATGFGALLTADGSQSPWLQVYSGEKMARRGVAVEPMTCPPDAFNSGENLITLAPGGEHRMACRISAVVPAG encoded by the coding sequence ATGGCGGAATCCAGGGGGCCCAACGGCCGTCCGCTTGAGCTTGCGTCCGGGCACTACAAGGCTGCGGTTTATCCTGCTGGCGCCGCGCTGGGCAGCCTCACCTGGCGGAACCGGCACCTTGTGCTTCCCCTGGCCCCGCACGAGATTCCGCCGGCCTTCTCCGGCAAGGTGCTTCTGCCGTGGCCCAACCGGATCACCGGCGGACGTTACGTCTTCGGCGGCGCCGTGCACCAGCTTCCGGTCAACGAGCCGGAGACCGGCTCTGCCCTGCACGGCCTGGTGGCCTGGCAGGAATGGGCCGTCGCAGAATCAACCGCCAGCCGTGCCGTCCTGAAGTACCGGCTCATGGGACAGCCCGGATATCCCTTTCCGCTGGACCTCCGTGCCACCTACACGCTGGACGCCGAAGGCGGGCTGCTGCTGGAACTTTCCGCGCGGAATCCGGGTACAGCCGCCGCACCCTACGGGGCCTCGGTCCACCCGTACCTCACCGCAGACGGCGCCTCCGTGGACCGCTGCGTCCTGGACGTCCCGGCACGCCGGGTCCTCGGCGGCCCCGATTCTCCGGGCCGGCCGCTCCCGCTGGGTGAGCTCCGGGACACCAGCGGCACTCCGTTGGCGTTCCATGCACCCGAACCGATGGCCGGCCGGTCCGTGGACCATGCCTTTACCGGCCTGCCCGGCGGTGAATGGCAGGTCAGCCTGACCGATCCGGCCACCGGGTTTGGTGCCCTCCTCACCGCTGACGGCAGCCAGTCCCCGTGGCTCCAGGTCTACTCCGGAGAAAAGATGGCGCGCCGCGGCGTGGCCGTAGAACCCATGACCTGCCCGCCGGATGCCTTCAATTCCGGGGAAAACCTCATCACGCTGGCCCCTGGAGGGGAGCACCGTATGGCCTGCCGTATTTCGGCTGTTGTCCCGGCGGGCTGA
- a CDS encoding carbohydrate ABC transporter permease, producing MSLTKPAKAPAADASAQPPQRITDRGSTRALWYLVPALLVFALFLFYPLGRSVFLSFQGSDLFGRPSGFVGFDQYTRLFTDSGFWTVMGVTLGFTVLTVIPSIAVALALALLLHQKIRGIRFFRTAFALPFAYSVATASVIFGVMFNQATGVLNGMLAFFGLDRVGWLTDPAWALISVSVATVWMQLGYNLLVLSAGLGAVSEDVVEAARLDGAHGWRMQRSIIMPLLTPQLFFLLVTGTIHALQSFGQIHILTKGGPQDSTTTLVYSIYEQAFANNNSNFGYASAQAVVLLIIVVAVSAIQFGVLERKVFYR from the coding sequence ATGAGCCTTACCAAACCGGCAAAAGCGCCCGCAGCGGACGCGTCTGCGCAGCCCCCCCAGCGGATCACGGACCGTGGAAGCACCCGTGCCCTCTGGTACCTGGTGCCCGCTTTGCTGGTTTTCGCCCTCTTCCTTTTCTATCCCCTGGGGCGTTCGGTCTTCCTGTCCTTCCAGGGCAGCGACCTTTTCGGACGTCCGTCGGGCTTTGTCGGCTTCGACCAATACACCCGGCTGTTCACGGATTCAGGTTTCTGGACCGTCATGGGCGTGACGCTCGGGTTTACCGTCCTGACCGTTATTCCCTCCATTGCCGTGGCGCTGGCGCTGGCGCTGCTGCTGCACCAGAAGATCCGGGGCATCCGGTTCTTCCGCACGGCCTTTGCCCTGCCGTTCGCCTATTCCGTGGCAACGGCGTCGGTGATCTTCGGTGTGATGTTCAACCAGGCCACGGGCGTGCTGAACGGCATGCTGGCGTTTTTCGGCCTGGACCGGGTGGGCTGGCTGACCGACCCGGCCTGGGCACTGATCTCAGTGTCGGTGGCCACCGTCTGGATGCAGCTTGGCTACAACCTGCTGGTGCTCTCCGCCGGACTCGGTGCCGTGTCCGAAGATGTCGTTGAGGCTGCACGGCTGGACGGTGCGCACGGCTGGCGGATGCAGCGCTCGATCATCATGCCGCTGCTGACTCCGCAGCTGTTCTTCCTGCTGGTCACCGGAACCATCCACGCACTGCAGAGCTTCGGCCAGATCCACATCCTGACCAAGGGCGGACCGCAGGACAGCACCACCACGCTCGTCTACTCCATCTACGAGCAGGCCTTCGCCAACAACAACTCGAACTTCGGTTATGCCTCCGCCCAGGCCGTTGTCCTGCTGATCATCGTGGTAGCGGTGTCCGCCATCCAATTCGGCGTCCTGGAACGAAAGGTGTTCTACCGATGA
- the xylA gene encoding xylose isomerase, whose protein sequence is MPTTPSPADHFTFGLWTVGWTGNDPFGVPTRPDLDPVEAVHKLAELGAYGVTFHDDDLIPFGSSNQDRELILKRFTSAIQDAGLKIPMITTNLFSHPVFKDGGFSSNDRSVRRFALRKVLRNIDLAAQLGAETFVMWGGREGAEYDGSKDLSAALDRMREGVDTAAGYIKEQGYGLKIALEPKPNEPRGDILLPTVGHALAFIAELENGDIVGLNPETGHEQMAGLNYTHGIAQALWAGKLFHIDLNGQKSIKYDQDLVFGHGDLTSAFFTVDLLENGFPGGGPKYEGPRHFDYKPSRTDGYDGVWASAAANMSMYLLLKERAQAFRADPEVREALEASGVFELGEPTLAAGETAADLIADSASFEDFDAGAAAQRNFGFIRLNQLALEHLLGAR, encoded by the coding sequence ATGCCAACGACGCCATCACCTGCCGACCACTTCACCTTTGGGCTCTGGACTGTCGGCTGGACCGGGAATGATCCGTTCGGCGTACCCACCCGGCCCGACCTTGACCCGGTGGAGGCCGTCCACAAACTGGCCGAGCTGGGCGCCTACGGGGTGACCTTCCATGACGATGACCTGATCCCGTTCGGTTCCTCCAACCAGGACCGGGAACTGATCCTGAAGCGCTTCACCAGTGCCATCCAGGACGCCGGCCTCAAGATCCCCATGATCACCACCAACCTGTTCAGCCATCCGGTGTTCAAGGACGGCGGCTTCAGCTCCAATGACCGGTCCGTGCGCCGCTTCGCGCTCCGGAAGGTACTGCGCAACATCGACCTCGCTGCGCAGCTGGGGGCGGAGACCTTCGTGATGTGGGGCGGGCGCGAAGGCGCCGAATACGACGGCTCCAAGGACCTCTCCGCCGCACTGGACCGGATGCGGGAAGGGGTAGACACCGCAGCCGGCTACATCAAGGAACAGGGCTACGGCCTGAAGATCGCGCTGGAACCGAAACCGAACGAACCCCGCGGCGACATCCTGCTTCCCACCGTCGGCCATGCCCTGGCGTTCATCGCCGAACTGGAGAACGGCGACATCGTTGGCCTGAACCCGGAAACCGGCCACGAGCAGATGGCCGGACTGAACTACACCCACGGCATTGCCCAGGCGCTCTGGGCCGGGAAACTCTTCCACATCGACCTCAACGGGCAGAAGTCGATCAAGTACGACCAGGACCTCGTCTTCGGCCACGGCGACCTGACCAGCGCCTTCTTCACCGTGGACCTGCTGGAAAACGGCTTCCCGGGCGGCGGACCGAAGTACGAGGGCCCGCGCCACTTCGACTACAAGCCCTCCCGCACCGACGGGTACGACGGCGTCTGGGCCTCCGCTGCGGCGAACATGTCCATGTACCTGCTGCTCAAGGAACGGGCGCAGGCGTTCCGCGCCGACCCGGAGGTCCGCGAGGCCCTGGAAGCCTCGGGCGTGTTCGAACTGGGCGAGCCGACGCTCGCCGCCGGGGAAACGGCCGCGGACCTGATTGCGGATTCGGCATCCTTTGAGGACTTCGACGCCGGTGCTGCCGCACAGCGGAACTTCGGCTTCATCCGGCTGAACCAGCTGGCCCTGGAACACCTCCTCGGAGCCCGCTGA